Proteins from one Mugil cephalus isolate CIBA_MC_2020 chromosome 15, CIBA_Mcephalus_1.1, whole genome shotgun sequence genomic window:
- the rfc3 gene encoding replication factor C subunit 3, with protein MSLWVDKYRPTSLSKLDYHKEQATQLKNLVQCGDFPHLLVYGPSGAGKKTRIMCLLRELYGAGVEKLRIEHQTIVAPSKKRIEINTIASNYHLEVNPSDAGTQDRVVIQELIKTMAQSQQIQTSTQREFKVVLLTEVDRLTKDAQHALRRTMEKYMSTCRLILYSTSTSKVIGPIRSRCLAVRVPLPSTEEVCSVLTSVCKKEGLLLPPELAKQISEKSGRNLRKAILMCEACRVQQYPFSVDQNVPETDWEVYLRETANAIVSQQSPHRLFEVRARVYELMTHCIPPDIIMKGLVKELLSNCDGQLKTEVAHMAAFYEHRLQQGNKAIYHIEAFIAKFMAIYKKFMEDGLDAMMF; from the exons ATGAGTCTGTGGGTGGACAAATACCGACCGACGTCCCTCTCGAAGCTCGACTATCACAAAGAGCAAGCGACTCAGCTGAAAAACCTG GTTCAATGTGGCGACTTCCCACACCTGTTGGTCTACGGCCCGTCGGGTGCGGGGAAGAAGACCCGCATCATGTGTCTGCTGAGGGAGCTGTACGGAGCTGGGGTGGAGAAGCTTCGCATAGAGCATCAGACTATTGTG GCTCCCTCAAAGAAGAGGATTGAGATCAACACAATAGCCAGCAACTATCACTTGGAGGTCAACCCAAG TGACGCGGGAACCCAGGACCGTGTGGTGATTCAGGAGCTGATTAAAACTATGGCTCAGTCCCAGCAGATCCAGACAAGCACCCAGAGAGAGTTCAAAG TGGTGCTGCTCACAGAGGTGGACAGACTCACGAAAGACGCCCAGCACGCCTTGCGTCGAACGATGGAGAAGTACATGTCCACCTGTCGTCTCATTCTctactccacctccacctctaaaGTCATTGGGCCGATTCGGAGCCGTTGCCTGGCTGTGAGAGTTCCTCTGCCGAGCACAGAAGAG GTGTGCAGCGTCCTGACCTCCGTCTGTAAGAAGGAGGGTCTGCTCCTCCCACCTGAGCTGGCCAAACAGATCAGCGAGAAGTCTGGCCGCAACCTCCGCAAAGCCATTTTGATGTGCGAGGCCTGCAGAGTGCAGCA GTATCCGTTCTCGGTGGACCAGAACGTCCCCGAGACGGACTGGGAGGTCTACCTCAGAGAAACGGCCAATGCCATCGTCAGCCAGCAGAGTCCTCACAG GTTGTTCGAGGTTCGAGCTCGGGTGTATGAGCTGATGACTCACTGCATCCCCCCTGACATCATCATGAAG GGTCTGGTTAAAGAACTGCTGAGTAACTGCGACGGCCAGCTGAAGACGGAGGTGGCCCACATGGCGGCTTTCTACGAACACCGACTACAGCAGGGCAACAAAGCCATCTACCACATCGAGGCTTTCATCGCCAAGTTCATGGCCATCTACAAGAAGTTCATGGAGGACGGCCTGGATGCCATGATGTTTTGA